A region of the Chlamydiota bacterium genome:
AGCGATAGGCATTTTTAAGGCAATCAGGACACTCACTTCCATCATAAAAATCATGGGCTTTAAAATAGGTGGTCGTCCTGACATCTTTATTTTCAGATTCAGAAACCTCTTCATTTAAAGTGGATCTTAATTCATTTGTGCGATACTGATGGCGAACGAATTCTTTTAAGATCGCTGGCTTGTAGCTCTTAAATTCAAAGGCCCTATCCACAAAATAATTCATATAGCCTGCATCAAAGGGGCGAATTCCAGCTTCTCGAGCGACACGGTCAATATCCGCTTGAAGAAGGCCCTCTTCTGATTGTAGATAAGGATTAACCCCTTTGGGACCTACTTTGAAATCAAGCAACAAATCATCCGACATCCTTTTGGTCCGATCTGGGACTCCAACATAGGCGACTGGAACCCCCATAAAATAATGGGTTACAGGGGTCACTTCTCGGCCTCCAATGTTCACTGTTTTTTCATGAACATAGTAATGTCCCGCCGCAGAAATTTTAGCACTCTCTTCTTGGGCACTTTCTTGTAGGGCAATTCGAGTCAAATCTAAATTGAGTTGATTGAGTTCAAGGGCTTCTTTCAGGGACTCTGGAATTTGCTCTAATTTCTTGTTAACAGCAGATTGATTGGCCTGAAGCCCTGATCTTTTCACCATGTTAGTTAATCTGGCACTAGAGCGATTACGCAAATTTTCCGACATTTGCATATCTGCTTCAAGCTTCTCTTCATAAGCCGTTTGTTGTCTTGCTTGAGGAACCGATTTTTCAGAATGATCGGTTAAACGCCCGGTTCGATAGTCATTCGGCTCACGATCATAACCCAGAGCCCACAAATGATCACAGAAGATAAGAACAAAAGAAATCAGGGATGAAAATACTTGATAGCATAGAAATTTGACTATTTTTCTGGATCTCGACATAGGCCATACCTCACTTTACGGGCTTAAGTTGATAGAGTGAACTTCCCCGAATAAGCGAGCCACCGCTTGTCTCATTACAAGTTAACATCTGAAGGGGGGACTGTCAAGAAACGTACGAAGATAAAAAAGGATGCTAAGTACTTATTAATAAACAAGTTAAAACTTTAATTACGTTCCAATTTCAACTCCGTAAAGAATTTTTTCAAGGGTAGCAAGGGTAGAAAAAATAGCCAATTGACTGGTTTTAGGATTTTTCCTGGAGGGTTCATTCTGCACAATGAGAGAGGCCTGACCAAATTCACCCTCAATGGCAATTTCATGAATATTTTTCTTAAGATGACGCGAAGTAATGATTTTAACACGTGTCCTCTCAGGCCCCAGTCCCACCAAACTTAAAGTCGCAGCGACATTGATATTTTGGGGAAAGGCCTTAATGGCATCAGAGGCTTTCCCTTCAAAAATGACCTTTTCCCCTAAAATAGACTCTAAATCAATTTTTGACTCTTCTAGAAAAGGCGCCCCTTTTAAGGCTTCAATGGGTTTTCGGGTTGTGATTTCCACCGAGTAAATTTTTCCTACATTGGCTGCCTTCAAAAGATCAACTCCGCCAATGGCCCCCGAAGGAACGTATAATCGAATCCCATGTGAACGAACCCGCTCCAGCAAATCTGGCAAAAGGAAAAGGCCCCCGACACTGAGGACTAAAATATCTCTTTTAAGTAAAATAGCCTGTTCAAGTAAATCCGGAACAACATCACCGGCCGCAGATTCAATCACTAAATCAGACTGTTCGACACACTCCAATAAACCCAAAAGAGGAATTTTAACTCCCAGGGTATGATCAAACACCTCTTTTCGTTCAGGTCGAACTTCACTGACCGCGACCAATTCAGCAACCTCGTTAAACTGATGAAGAAGGGCTAAAGCCACTTGTGTCCCAATTGTGCCACACCCAATGATAGATATACGTTTTTTCATGATCACGTCCATGCCCATGAGGGCACCTGATGAAAATTAAAATCAAAATCCAAAAATCAAAATGCAAAATGACAACCCAAAAATCAAAATTTTTGAACGCAATGGCATTAGAAACATTTTTGATTTTAATCTGTCATTTTGATTTTTGATGTTTGATTTTTGGATTTTCATTATTGCGCCTCTCTCGACTCATCTTGACCACTTATCAATTAACTTATTCTTCTCATCCACTAAAATGACCTTAGGTTGATAAGATTTTAATTTTTCTTCCTCAATTTGTGCATAAGAAATAATCAAAACCTTATCACCCACATAACCCCAACGGGCCATCCCTCCGTTCATTCCAATCACTCCAGAATTTTTCTTTCCTTCAATAACGTAAGTTTCCATTCTTGCCCCATTATTCAAGTTGACCACATGAACTTTTTCAAAGGGAAGAATATCCGAAGCCTTTAAAAGCATCTCATCAATGGTAATGCTTCCATTATAATGGAGATTACATTCTGTCACGGTCGCACCATGAATTTTGGATTTCAACATTGTTCGCATCATCTGAACCTCATTTTCACTTTTCACTTAAATGATCAAGTTATCAATCAGTCGTGTTTTTCCAATATAGATAGCCAAAGCAATTAAAACCTTCCCTTCAATGGTTTTCACTTTTTCTAGAGTTTGAGCATCCACAATTTCCACATAATCCACTTTAGCCAACGGCTTCGCACGAATGACTTTCTTAATTTTTTGAATAATCTTGCTTGAATTTTTTTCCCCTCCCTTAGCCATTATCTTTGCAAGAAAGAGCGCCTCATTTAAGGCAAGAGCTTGTTCACGTTCCTCAGGCGATAAATGAATATTTCGAGAGCTATACGCCAACCCATCTCGATCCCGAAGAATAGAAGCCACTTTAATCTCAATATCCCACGATAAATCTCGAACCATTCTTTGAATAATGATTGCCTGCTGAGCATCTTTTTGCCCAAAAAGTGCAATATGGGGCTTCACAATATTAAAGAGTTTCGCGACAACGGTTGTTACTCCTCGGAAGTGACCTGGACGAGATTGACCACAAAGATCTTTCGACAAATTTTCCTCAACAATATAAGTTGAAAAATCTTTCGAGTACATTTGTTTTTCTGACGGGCAAAACACAATATCGACATGATGATTTTGGGCTTGATGAAGATCTCGTCTCATACTTTTAGGATAGTTTTTTAAATCCATCGGATCAGAGAATTGAATAGGATTTAAGAAAATACTCAAGATCACCATATCGCCCTTTTTTCTCGCCCGATGAATCAAGCTAAAATGTCCCTCATGAAGGGCCCCTAAAGTGGGAACAAACGCAAGCGTTTTCCCCTTCTTTCGAAGGTCTTCACTCAAACGCTGCATCTGATGAATATCGCGAATGACTTTCATAAGAAAATAGTCTTGGCATCTTGCCCTTATTTTACTTGAAGTTGTCGGAAAATGAGTATAAAATTTGAACCTAACAATTATTTACCTAAAACCTGCGTGAAAAATAGCATTTTTCACGCAGGTTTTAGGTAAATAATTCTATTTTGATAGCACTTGT
Encoded here:
- a CDS encoding DUF108 domain-containing protein, coding for MKKRISIIGCGTIGTQVALALLHQFNEVAELVAVSEVRPERKEVFDHTLGVKIPLLGLLECVEQSDLVIESAAGDVVPDLLEQAILLKRDILVLSVGGLFLLPDLLERVRSHGIRLYVPSGAIGGVDLLKAANVGKIYSVEITTRKPIEALKGAPFLEESKIDLESILGEKVIFEGKASDAIKAFPQNINVAATLSLVGLGPERTRVKIITSRHLKKNIHEIAIEGEFGQASLIVQNEPSRKNPKTSQLAIFSTLATLEKILYGVEIGT
- a CDS encoding pantoate--beta-alanine ligase — encoded protein: MKVIRDIHQMQRLSEDLRKKGKTLAFVPTLGALHEGHFSLIHRARKKGDMVILSIFLNPIQFSDPMDLKNYPKSMRRDLHQAQNHHVDIVFCPSEKQMYSKDFSTYIVEENLSKDLCGQSRPGHFRGVTTVVAKLFNIVKPHIALFGQKDAQQAIIIQRMVRDLSWDIEIKVASILRDRDGLAYSSRNIHLSPEEREQALALNEALFLAKIMAKGGEKNSSKIIQKIKKVIRAKPLAKVDYVEIVDAQTLEKVKTIEGKVLIALAIYIGKTRLIDNLII
- a CDS encoding aspartate 1-decarboxylase, translated to MMRTMLKSKIHGATVTECNLHYNGSITIDEMLLKASDILPFEKVHVVNLNNGARMETYVIEGKKNSGVIGMNGGMARWGYVGDKVLIISYAQIEEEKLKSYQPKVILVDEKNKLIDKWSR